The genomic segment AGGGTGAAGAGATGAAGATTTGCGTGGAATACTGTGTACAATGAAATTACCTACCCCGGGCCGCCAGTTTGGCGCAGAAGGTACTTGAACGGTACGGCAATCAACTGGAGTCATTCACCCTGTTCCCCAGCGGGGGTGGTGCTTTCGAGTTTTCGATTGATGGCCGACTTTGTTTCTCGAAAAAATCCCTGGGACGCTTTCCTGATGATAAGGAAATCTTTCAGCTCATTGACAGCCATTAGCACGCTCCTGCTGGTTAGCCTCCTGGCAGGTCAG from the Candidatus Neomarinimicrobiota bacterium genome contains:
- a CDS encoding Rdx family protein, yielding MKICVEYCVQUNYLPRAASLAQKVLERYGNQLESFTLFPSGGGAFEFSIDGRLCFSKKSLGRFPDDKEIFQLIDSH